The window AAGTGTACTAATAGCTATATTTTAGGATGCTCAAGGCTATTATTGTTAAGTTATCAGTCTTGTTTAACTCGAGCTTATTTACTGTTTCAATCAGGTTGTattatttcctctgttttgtcgtccaatttaatttaaaaaaaaatcttgcgtAGTCATGCCACAATTTTCAGTTTAGCCCTGTGTATGTGTCTGGTAAATCAGCTGATTAATAAAGTGGTTTTATAATTTAGTAGCCTAAGGCCTATCCAAAAAAAAGCCCCTGACCATGAAGGCAACATAGGTGAACATTTAAGCAGGATGTTGATCTAAGACAAGCAACAACCTCTAGCCAGTGCAGATATATTTAGGTCAGCGGTGATTTAGCTGATGTCAGTGTGCATGTTATAGTGACATTCACAGAGGCTGAACTTGGGAGTGTGTGCCAGTCTATTGTCTTACCTGTGGTGAAGAGCACAATTGCCTTTAAGCAGCTATATTCAGCAGAGTCAACGTGCAAAGCTTTGAGCTTTTCCACTTGTTCTTGGAAGATCCTAATGTGGTCCATAAAGGCCACCACTCTGTCCGCAGACATGGGGGAGGCGTGAAGGCCAGCCGCCGCCAGGAGAGGAGCCACATGCAGGGGCATGGAGCACTGCGCGGCGTTGAGCACAAATAACTCACTCCACGTCAACCTCAGCAGAGCCACCTGGTCGGTGATCTGAAGGTCTGGAAAGAAGGGAATATTCCTGGCCCACTCCACGGCACTGAAGAGCATCCTGGCTGCTAGTTCACAAATGTTCTCGATGCCCATTATGTTGTTGGGTTGCATGCATTGACTGCCATACCGGGACGTCGGGTAGGGCTCCGCTCTCAACAGGAGAGAGATATATCCGGATAAGTAGGAATGGCAGTGGAGTGGGTCTCCATTTGTCAAGGCGAACTGACCGTGGTGTGGCTGTGTGGGTGGCACCCGTCCCCTTTGCACGGCTGCAGTAAAAAGAGAAACTACAGATATTGAAGCCTGAATTCTACAAATCATCATACAATCACTCTAAGCATgctatacatttttttttcttaaaaaaagtgCTTACACCTTCAGAAAATATATGACACACAGCATGTTTGCTgtctcaaaacacacacacattgtagcCTATTATTGCACACGAGTTTAAAAACAGACAGGTTGCACTGATAATAATGAAGCCCCCAGTGTGACAAAGCATGTACAGAAACGCCAGCGATGGCTTTAAACGCGTTTAACACAAGCCATGCATATGTCGAGCTTTAAAATGATGTTCTTTAGCAACAGCAACATGAGCTGGCTGTGAAGGAACACAAAGAGGGCAAGGGAGACCTTGCATGTTTAACCCTTAACCTACTTAGCAATTCATCTCGTTTTACCATACATGCAGGCCTATTTTCAAACCAATATTCTAATAATTTCTTGAGGTTATGCGGAGGCTTTGTATGCATAATTCACGCTGATGTCCAGTTTTAGACACAGTGGAGGAGGCAGGCAGCATAGATGTGGAGATGTAGCCTGAACACGCTCTCTCTCTTAGTTCGACACTCGCCATAATAGCGCAGAAGCTATATTGTATCATCTATTCAATACAGATGTATCTATACGCCCTTAGCTTTTGTCTAAATATAAATTCGATAGCCTTAGCGTGGATTTGGGTCGGATCTTATTTGTGAATTGCTGAGCTATAATGCGCTGTAGCTGGATAATAAAATGCaacgctaaaaaaaaaaaacaaaaaaaaaaaaaacaggacgaTCCGGCGAGCCCCGTCTCCACCACAGCGGAGAGCGGCTCCATGGCGTGCTCCAGCCGCACAGCCTCGGAGGGAACAGTCGGGAGGGAGAACAGGCAATAGGGGAGGGGGAGACGACATAAGATGGTTTCATATTGGAAAGCCTATAaacgcacaaacacatacatcaataagaaaacaaaaagtccCAATACCTTCCCGTCTCATGCCGACTTTAAGGCATTTTTTGAGGCGGCAGTACTGACACTGATTGCGGTGGTGTTGGTCGATTGGACAATTCCTGTTGGCACGGCATGTGTAAGTGAGGTTCCGTCGTACGCTCCGTTTGAAGAAGCTTTTGCACCCCTCGCAAGTAAACTGGCCATAGTGTTTGCCACTGGATTTATCCCCGCAGACCACACATTCAATGTGCTGTGGCTGTTTCTCCGACTGCTGCGTCGTCTGGTTCGTCGGCGTGGACTGTGTGTTGTTCGGGGGTCCTTGGACCGGAGTCTGAGGGGTCGGAGGGGCGACCTGAGAGGCTGTCAGATTCAACTGGCCTGGTTGAGGGGTGGGAAGAGATAGTCCTCCTTGGGTTTGCGAGGAAAGGGCGCCTTGGGTGTCAGCCACATCGTCCTGGGAGCCTCTCCACACTACCATTGCCATATCTATCAGTCAACGTAAAGAAACTTTTTGTCTGCCGTTTTGGTGTCGCGGTGAATAATGTCTCAAGGAAACGCGGTAAACTGTGATTAACAGCCGGACACACACAATGTCAAATCTAGCCTACGTTGAATCCACTCTGGATCTCCCGAAAACTGTCGATTTATTGCTGTTGGAGACGTTGCGAAGCACGTTTTCAAAACTGATGCGATGGCGAGCTGAGTCGCTGCCTTGCGCTTAAAGGCCAAGTCCAGGGGCGCTTACAGTCAGCCATCCAGTACACCCATCAATGGGGAAGGTGGgctaaatattaaaataatcagCCGAGGTAGCATGGACTATTCAGTAAATGATGGAGCAGGTTGGTGAGACCGTGCCTGCAGCAGCATAAAACAATTGGTGAGCACACTGTAGCAGCTACTATCAAGTTCCAGCACAAGTCTTGAAGAAAATCACCAACTGGGTAAAAAAAATAGCGTCTTCTTC is drawn from Thunnus thynnus chromosome 5, fThuThy2.1, whole genome shotgun sequence and contains these coding sequences:
- the nr2f2 gene encoding COUP transcription factor 2 isoform X3 — encoded protein: MHPASEESATYAFAVQRGRVPPTQPHHGQFALTNGDPLHCHSYLSGYISLLLRAEPYPTSRYGSQCMQPNNIMGIENICELAARMLFSAVEWARNIPFFPDLQITDQVALLRLTWSELFVLNAAQCSMPLHVAPLLAAAGLHASPMSADRVVAFMDHIRIFQEQVEKLKALHVDSAEYSCLKAIVLFTTDACGLSDVAHVESLQEKSQCALEEYVRSQYPNQPTRFGKLLLRLPSLRTVSSSVIEQLFFVRLVGKTPIETLIRDMLLSGSSFNWPYMSIQ
- the nr2f2 gene encoding COUP transcription factor 2 isoform X1 — its product is MAMVVWRGSQDDVADTQGALSSQTQGGLSLPTPQPGQLNLTASQVAPPTPQTPVQGPPNNTQSTPTNQTTQQSEKQPQHIECVVCGDKSSGKHYGQFTCEGCKSFFKRSVRRNLTYTCRANRNCPIDQHHRNQCQYCRLKKCLKVGMRREVSLFTAAVQRGRVPPTQPHHGQFALTNGDPLHCHSYLSGYISLLLRAEPYPTSRYGSQCMQPNNIMGIENICELAARMLFSAVEWARNIPFFPDLQITDQVALLRLTWSELFVLNAAQCSMPLHVAPLLAAAGLHASPMSADRVVAFMDHIRIFQEQVEKLKALHVDSAEYSCLKAIVLFTTDACGLSDVAHVESLQEKSQCALEEYVRSQYPNQPTRFGKLLLRLPSLRTVSSSVIEQLFFVRLVGKTPIETLIRDMLLSGSSFNWPYMSIQ
- the nr2f2 gene encoding COUP transcription factor 2 isoform X2 — translated: MAMVVWRGSQDDVADTQGALSSQTQGGLSLPTPQPGQLNLTASQVAPPTPQTPVQGPPNNTQSTPTNQTTQQSEKQPQHIECVVCGDKSSGKHYGQFTCEGCKSFFKRSVRRNLTYTCRANRNCPIDQHHRNQCQYCRLKKCLKVGMRREAVQRGRVPPTQPHHGQFALTNGDPLHCHSYLSGYISLLLRAEPYPTSRYGSQCMQPNNIMGIENICELAARMLFSAVEWARNIPFFPDLQITDQVALLRLTWSELFVLNAAQCSMPLHVAPLLAAAGLHASPMSADRVVAFMDHIRIFQEQVEKLKALHVDSAEYSCLKAIVLFTTDACGLSDVAHVESLQEKSQCALEEYVRSQYPNQPTRFGKLLLRLPSLRTVSSSVIEQLFFVRLVGKTPIETLIRDMLLSGSSFNWPYMSIQ